In a single window of the Streptacidiphilus sp. P02-A3a genome:
- a CDS encoding TetR family transcriptional regulator, translating into MDGEEPQQSGVTGTTRRVTAQRQQMRQDLAAAAMELFANQGYEETTVDQIAAAAGVARRTFFRYFRSKEEAIFPDHDDTLVRVADLLAGADPAEHPLDVVCRGIKEVLRMYAATPGVSVARYRLIRQVPTLREREIAVVARYERLFTRYLLGRFDTAGESSGGWERGVGDDAMLAEVSAAAVVAAHNHVLRRWLRSGGRGEVEPQLDHAFEVIRRTFWGNAASGAPARGVAPGAISGTAATLGSAVESAVSATPTGEVLITVARTDAPLDEVLQSIRAALGVPSGM; encoded by the coding sequence ATGGATGGGGAAGAACCGCAGCAGTCGGGCGTGACCGGCACGACCCGCCGGGTGACCGCGCAGCGGCAGCAGATGCGCCAGGACCTCGCGGCGGCGGCGATGGAGCTGTTCGCGAACCAGGGGTACGAGGAGACCACGGTCGATCAGATCGCGGCGGCGGCCGGGGTGGCCCGGCGGACCTTCTTCCGCTACTTCCGGTCCAAGGAGGAGGCGATCTTCCCGGACCACGACGACACCCTGGTCCGGGTGGCCGACCTGCTGGCGGGGGCGGACCCGGCGGAGCATCCGCTGGACGTGGTCTGCCGGGGCATCAAGGAGGTGCTGCGGATGTACGCGGCCACTCCGGGCGTCTCGGTGGCCCGCTACCGGCTGATCCGGCAGGTGCCGACGCTGCGCGAGCGCGAGATCGCGGTGGTGGCCAGGTACGAGCGGCTGTTCACCCGCTACCTGCTGGGCCGCTTCGACACCGCCGGGGAGTCCTCCGGCGGCTGGGAGCGCGGGGTGGGCGACGACGCGATGCTGGCCGAGGTGTCGGCGGCGGCGGTGGTCGCGGCGCACAACCACGTGCTGCGGCGCTGGCTGCGCTCCGGCGGCCGGGGCGAGGTGGAACCGCAACTCGACCACGCCTTCGAGGTCATCCGGCGCACCTTCTGGGGCAACGCGGCCAGCGGAGCCCCTGCACGCGGCGTGGCACCGGGTGCCATCAGCGGCACTGCGGCGACCCTGGGCAGCGCGGTGGAGAGCGCGGTCAGCGCCACCCCGACCGGGGAGGTGCTGATCACCGTCGCCCGCACCGACGCCCCGCTGGACGAGGTGCTGCAGAGCATCCGAGCCGCCCTGGGCGTACCCAGCGGGATGTAG
- the ccrA gene encoding crotonyl-CoA carboxylase/reductase has translation MKEILDAILNEDTSPAEFAALKVPESYRAVTLHKDEEQMFAGLDSRDKDPRRSLHLDEVAVPELGPGEALVAVMASAVNYNTVWSSIYEPVSTFSFLERYGRLSTETARHDLPYHVLGSDLAGVVLRTGPGVHAWKPGDEVVAHCLSVELESADGHNDTMLDPEQRIWGFETNFGGLAEVALVKSNQLMPKPAHLTWEEAASPGLVNSTAYRQLVSRNGAGMKQGDNVLIWGASGGLGSYATQYALAGGATPICVVSNDAKADICRAMGAEAIIDRSAEGYRFWKDEHNQDPREWKRLGGRIRELTGGEDVDIVFEHPGRETFGASVYVTRKGGTIVTCASTSGYMHQYDNRYLWMSLKRIVGSHFANYREAWEANRLIAKGKIHPTLSRTYTLEQTGQAALDVHHNKHQGKVGVLCLSPQEGLGVRDQELRAKHLPAINRFRGE, from the coding sequence ATGAAGGAAATCCTCGACGCGATCCTCAACGAGGACACCAGCCCGGCCGAGTTCGCCGCGCTGAAGGTCCCCGAGTCCTACCGGGCGGTGACGCTCCACAAGGACGAGGAGCAGATGTTCGCCGGCCTGGACAGCCGGGACAAGGACCCGCGCCGGTCACTGCACCTGGACGAGGTCGCGGTGCCGGAACTCGGCCCGGGCGAGGCCCTGGTCGCGGTCATGGCCAGCGCGGTGAACTACAACACGGTGTGGAGCTCGATCTACGAGCCGGTCTCCACCTTCTCCTTCCTGGAGCGGTACGGGCGACTGTCCACCGAGACCGCGCGGCACGACCTGCCCTACCACGTGCTCGGCTCCGACCTGGCCGGGGTGGTGCTGCGCACCGGCCCCGGGGTGCACGCCTGGAAGCCCGGCGACGAGGTGGTGGCGCACTGCCTGAGCGTGGAGCTGGAGAGCGCCGACGGGCACAACGACACCATGCTCGACCCGGAGCAGCGGATCTGGGGCTTCGAGACCAACTTCGGCGGCCTGGCCGAGGTCGCGCTGGTGAAGTCCAACCAGCTGATGCCCAAGCCGGCCCACCTGACCTGGGAGGAGGCGGCCTCGCCGGGCCTGGTGAACTCCACCGCCTACCGGCAGCTGGTCAGCCGCAACGGCGCCGGCATGAAGCAGGGCGACAACGTGCTGATCTGGGGCGCCAGCGGCGGCCTGGGCTCCTACGCCACCCAGTACGCGCTGGCCGGCGGCGCGACGCCGATCTGCGTGGTCTCCAACGACGCCAAGGCCGACATCTGCCGGGCGATGGGCGCGGAGGCGATCATCGACCGCAGCGCCGAGGGCTACCGGTTCTGGAAGGACGAGCACAACCAGGACCCGCGCGAGTGGAAGCGGCTGGGCGGCCGGATCCGCGAGCTGACCGGCGGCGAGGACGTCGACATCGTCTTCGAGCACCCGGGCCGGGAGACCTTCGGCGCGAGCGTCTACGTCACCCGCAAGGGCGGCACGATCGTCACCTGCGCGTCAACCAGTGGGTATATGCATCAGTACGACAACCGCTACCTGTGGATGTCACTCAAGCGGATCGTCGGCTCGCACTTCGCCAACTACCGCGAGGCCTGGGAGGCGAACCGTTTGATCGCCAAGGGAAAGATCCACCCGACGCTGTCGCGGACCTACACCCTGGAGCAGACCGGCCAGGCCGCGCTGGACGTCCACCACAACAAGCACCAGGGCAAGGTCGGCGTGCTCTGCCTCTCCCCGCAGGAGGGCCTGGGCGTCCGCGACCAGGAGCTGCGCGCCAAGCACCTGCCCGCCATCAATCGATTCCGGGGGGAATGA